One genomic region from Osmerus eperlanus chromosome 6, fOsmEpe2.1, whole genome shotgun sequence encodes:
- the cuedc2 gene encoding CUE domain-containing protein 2, translating to MDLHKIIHDALHEFIQTYIPGADLSTLDDVLLSYITGVLEDLGSQESVEENFDVEVFAEMLEAYIPGFAEIDSVKVCEMMFSLASKLATARSSEKSAPKAGFEDLPLKLSPISTVPPPRETNHQITQIEGATAKITIPEFEAQEQHLLEMFPKCSLSDARSALSIAKGDMEEAVRLIIEGDVQFSPSPLNVHHGKIVSRQGDQKMKESILEKYMLVDREDDKKTHRPVVPKEAPKKLVRYHSNQVVTTKGERYHLVKKEDSEEMKKTYVSIKPARKYRFH from the exons ATGGACCTTCACAAGATAATCCACGATGCATTGCATGAGTTCATACAGACATACATTCCTGGTGCAGACCTCAG CACCTTGGATGATGTACTTTTGTCCTACATTACTGGAGTTTTGGAGGATCTGGGTTCTCAGGAGAGTGTGGAAGAGAACTTTGATGTGGAGGTGTTTGCTGAGATGCTAGAGGCCTATATCCCTGGCTTTGCTGAAATTGACAG TGTCAAAGTCTGTGAGATGATGTTCAGCCTGGCCTCAAAATTAGCCACAGCCCGAAGTTCAG AAAAGAGTGCACCTAAGGCTGGTTTTGAAGATTTACCTTTAAAGCTCAGCCCCATATCTACTGTTCCACCGCCAAGAGAAACCAATCATCAGATAACACAGATAGAGGGTGCCACCGCAAAG ATAACCATCCCTGAATTTGAGGCTCAGGAGCAGCACCTCCTGGAAATGTTCCCCAAGTGCAGCCTATCAGATGCCAGGAGTGCCCTGTCCATCGCAAAGGGAGATATGGAGGAAGCTGTGCGCCTCATCATCGAGGGAGATGTCCAGtttagcccctcccctctcaat GTACACCATGGGAAGATTGTGTCTCGACAAGGAGACCAGAAGATGAAAGAGAGCATCCTGGAGAA ATACATGCTGGTGGACAGAGAGGATGATAAGAAAACTCACAGGCCAGTTGTACCCAAAGAG GCCCCCAAAAAGCTTGTGCGTTACCACAGCAACCAGGTGGTGACCACCAAAGGAGAGCGTTACCACCTTGTGAAGAAGGAGGATTCCGAGGAGATGAAAAAGACTTATGTTAGCATCAAGCCTGCTCGTAAATACAGATTCCATTGA
- the hif1an gene encoding hypoxia-inducible factor 1-alpha inhibitor — translation MAAATVVESDQSSTESGAAFNELNSTGWNESQLRKYPFQTKPIPRLSLTDPRAELLLNNEEPVVLTDTNLVYPALKWDIGYLQENIGSGDFSVYIAENHKFLYYDEKKTVNFENFVPKSRRMEMKFSEFVNKMHETQELDGEERVYLQQTLNDTVGRKIVVDFLGFNWNWINKQQAKRNWGQLTSNLLLIGMEGNVTPAHYDEQQNFFAQIKGHKRCILFPPDQFECLYPFPVHHPCDRQSQVDFENPDYERFPNFKNLVGYETVVGPGDVLYIPMYWWHHIESLLSGGVTITVNFWYKGAPTPKRIEYPLRAHQKVAIMRNIEKMLGEALGDPHEVGPLLNMMIKGRYDQDQRFS, via the exons ATGGCAGCAGCAACAGTGGTGGAGTCTGATCAGTCGTCAACCGAAAGCGGTGCCGCATTTAATGAACTAAACAGCACTGGCTGGAACGAATCTCAACTTCGAAAGTATCCTTTTCAAACAAAACCCATACCAAGACTCTCTCTTACGGATCCAAGAGCCGAGCTGCTTTTAAACAATGAG GAGCCTGTGGTTTTAACGGACACAAATCTAGTGTATCCAGCTCTGAAATGGGACATAGGTTACCTTCAGGAGAACATTGGGAGCGGAgacttctctgtttacattgcCGAAAACCACAAGTTCCTCTACTATGACGAGAAGAAAACGGTCAACTTTGAGAACTTTGTCCCCAAGTCTCGAAGGATGGAAATGAAATTCTCAGAATTTGTAAACAAAATGCATGAAACACAAGAACTGGATGGCGAGGAGAG GGTGTACCTGCAGCAGACCTTGAATGACACAGTGGGAAGGAAGATTGTGGTGGATTTCCTGGGGTTTAACTGGAACTGGATCAACAAACAACAAGCCAAGCGTAACTGGGGACAACTTACATCTAACTTACTGCTCATAGGCATGGAGG GCAATGTGACCCCAGCTCACTACGATGAGCAACAGAACTTCTTTGCTCAGATTAAAGGGCACAAGAGGTGCATTCTGTTTCCTCCAGACCAGTTTGAGTGTCTCTACCCcttccctgtacaccacccctGTGACAGACAGAGTCAG GTTGATTTTGAGAACCCTGACTATGAGAGGTTTCCTAATTTCAAAAACCTAGTGGGCTATGAGACTGTTGTGGGCCCAGGGGACGTGCTCTACATCCCTATGTATTG GTGGCATCACATTGAGTCCCTTTTGAGTGGCGGAGTGACTATCACTGTTAACTTTTGGTACAAG GGCGCCCCAACACCCAAGAGGATAGAGTACCCTCTCAGAGCCCATCAGAAGGTGGCCATCATGAGGAACATCGAGAAGATGCTGGGAGAGGCACTAGGAGACCCACACGAA GTCGGACCTTTGCTGAACATGATGATTAAGGGGCGATACGACCAGGACCAGAGATTCAGCTAG
- the wnt8b gene encoding protein Wnt-8b, giving the protein MFMHLEAFYYILILMAHMRSCCSWSVNNFLMTGPKAYLIYSSSVAAGAQSGIEECKYQFAWDRWNCPERALQLSTHSSLRSANRETAFVHAISSAGVMYTLTRNCSLGDFDNCGCDDTRNGQRGGHGWLWGGCSDNLGFGEAISKQFVDALETGQDARAAMNLHNNEAGRKAVKGTMQRTCKCHGVSGSCTTQTCWLQLPEFREVGNYLKEKYHRAFKVDLLRGAGNSAASWGAIAETFSSISRKELVHLEDSPDYCLENRTLGLPGTEGRECLKKGKSLSKWEKRSCKRLCGECGLAVEERKAEMVSSCNCKFHWCCAVKCEQCRKTVTKYFCVKKGGQRGKNESAGSRRKNLRLRKKH; this is encoded by the exons GTCAGTGAATAATTTTTTGATGACTGGACCCAAG GCCTATCTAATCTACTCCAGCAGTGTTGCGGCAGGGGCCCAGAGTGGCATTGAGGAGTGCAAGTACCAGTTTGCCTGGGATCGCTGGAACTGCCCAGAGAGGGCATTGCAGCTATCTACCCACAGCAGTCTGCGCAGCG CAAACCGTGAGACAGCTTTTGTCCATGCTATTAGTTCAGCTGGAGTCATGTATACCCTCACCAGGAACTGTAGCCTTGGGGACTTTGACAATTGTGGCTGTGACGATACCAGAAATGGACAGCGAG GGGGCCACGGCTGGCTATGGGGAGGCTGCAGTGATAACTTGGGCTTCGGTGAGGCAATCTCCAAACAGTTTGTTGACGCACTAGAGACTGGACAGGATGCACGGGCAGCCATGAACTTGCACAACAACGAGGCTGGGCGCAAG gcTGTGAAAGGGACTATGCAGCGTACGTGTAAATGCCACGGTGTCTCAGGGAGCTGCACCACTCAGACCTGCTGGCTGCAGCTGCCAGAGTTCAGGGAGGTGGGCAACTACCTGAAGGAGAAGTACCACCGGGCCTTCAAGGTGGACCTCCTCAGGGGGGCCGGGAACAGCGCAGCCAGCTGGGGGGCCATTGCTGAGACCTTCAGCTCCATTTCCCGCAAGGAGCTGGTCCACCTGGAGGACTCCCCTGACTACTGCCTGGAGAACCGTACCCTGGGCCTGCCCGGCACAGAGGGGCGTGAGTGTCTGAAGAAGGGCAAGAGCCTGAGCAAGTGGGAGAAGCGCAGCTGCAAGAGGCTGTGTGGGGAGTGTGGGCTGGCCGTAGAGGAGCGCAAAGCAGAGATGGTTTCGAGCTGTAACTGTAAGTTCCACTGGTGTTGCGCGGTGAAGTGTGAGCAGTGCCGGAAGACAGTGACCAAGTATTTCTGCGTGAAGAAGGGGGGCCAAAGGGGCAAGAATGAGAGCGCCGGCAGTCGCAGGAAGAACCTTCGGCTGAGAAAGAAGCACTGA